A stretch of the Lolium perenne isolate Kyuss_39 chromosome 3, Kyuss_2.0, whole genome shotgun sequence genome encodes the following:
- the LOC139838278 gene encoding uncharacterized protein encodes MASSSAAPVLNLGHPLTDKLSRTNYHGWRAQVLPAIRGARVFGLLDGSDAAPPEMLTEKSADKDGADQTEKSVPNPAYDAWIARDQIVLGYLLQSIGPEVLPHVHRIETADGVWQAVEEMFASHCQTKITNLRIQLANTKKLQMSTDAFLTKMQGIVDELATAGEVITAREHVSFILAGLGGSYNSLVAALSVGTTQISLSALYAQLRAYDHRQEMLGGGSSDMDFESSANAAQRQGRGRQTNRSRGDRADYSDRRDSRRDDRRDDRPPRQGRAGGRAPSAGGRGRGRGRRRTTPWVDVTCRICDKEGHPAKDCWWRFQDEDDADDKEAHAASYGVDTNWYQDSGATHHITGELQNMTVRDKYRGSDKVNTAGGHGRVYISRDVVFDEAIFPFKTLHPNAGALFRKEILLLDPSLHPFTPENEQFDDTHDDFMHATNPVQSVPLTVPQGPTTQHHDTPQNSAEIDASSSSNSSHEITAAEDTGAEHEKDSLAESPSGSSPRSTSDHSPASQRPSGPSGASARPALDRSASASGSSAPASSSEQTTASPAGSATAPARTQTTAPGSSVPPNSVAPPAPRPVTRASRGIRKPREYTDGTVRWGLSAISTEPPNLQVALQDPKWKHAMDEEYHALMKNQTWHLVSPRHGTNIIDCRWIYKVKHKADGSVDRYKARLVSKGFKQRYGLDYEETFSPVVKIATVRLVLAISVSRGWSLRQLDVKNAFLHGVLEEDVYMRQPPGYEDPRYKNYICKLDKALYGLKQAPRAWYSRLSSQLLRYGFKASKSDTSLFIYRKHHVTMFMLIYVDDIIVSSSSQAATDALLQALSKEFANKDLGQLHYFLGLEVHSISGGILLSQEKYAQDVLARVGMAHCSGCPTPLSSSEKITAREGDLLGPEDSTNCRSMVGALQYLTLTRPDISYAVNKVCQYLHAPTTVHWTAAKRILRYVKHTVSMGLTFMKSTSTLVSAFSDADWAGCPDDRRSTGGFAVFFGPNLISWSAKKQATVSRSKIKVEYKSVANATAELIWVQSLLAELGVKLNRTPCLWCDNLGATYLSANPVFHARAKHIEIDFHFVRERVLKRQLEIRFIPSKDQVADGFTKPLPVRSFEVFRFNLNLRKL; translated from the exons ATGGCGTCGTCCTCCGCTGCCCCGGTTCTCAACCTCGGGCACCCCTTGACGGACAAGCTCTCCCGCACCAACTATCACGGCTGGCGAGCCCAGGTGCTGCCCGCGATCCGCGGTGCTCGCGTCTTCGGCCTCCTCGATGGCTCGGACGCTGCACCTCCGGAGATGCTGACGGAGAAATCTGCTGACAAAGATGGAGCAGATCAAACGGAGAAATCCGTTCCCAACCCTGCCTATGACGCCTGGATAGCTCGGGATCAAATCGTCCTCGGCTACCTCCTTCAGTCGATCGGGCCTGAGGTTCTGCCTCACGTCCACCGGATCGAGACTGCCGACGGAGTCTGGCAGGCGGTTGAGGAGATGTTCGCGTCGCACTGCCAGACCAAGATCACGAATCTTCGAATCCAACTGGCTAACACCAAGAAATTGCAGATGTCCACTGATGCTTTTCTCACCAAGATGCAGGGCATTGTTGACGAGCTCGCGACTGCTGGCGAGGTCATCACCGCTCGGGAGCATGTCTCCTTCATCCTCGCCGGCTTAGGAGGCTCCTACAACTCCCTTGTCGCCGCCCTCAGCGTCGGTACCACCCAGATCTCCCTGTCCGCCTTGTATGCACAACTGCGGGCGTATGATCACCGCCAGGAGATGCTTGGTGGCGGCTCCTCCGACATGGACTTTGAGTCATCTGCCAACGCCGCTCAGCGTCAAGGACGCGGGCGCCAGACAAACCGGTCACGTGGTGACCGTGCTGACTACTCAGATCGCCGTGACTCACGACGCGATGATCGTCGTGATGATCGCCCACCTCGTCAAGGCCGTGCTGGCGGTCGGGCACCGTCTGCAGGGGGCCGTggtcgcggccgtggtcgccgtcgcaCCACACCATGGGTGGACGTCACCTGCCGAATCTGCGACAAAGAGGGCCACCCTGCCAAAGACTGCTGGTGGCGGTTTCAAGACGAAGATGATGCCGATGATAAAGAAGCTCATGCTGCGTCCTATGGCGTTGATACTAATTGGTACCAGGACAGCGGTGCTACTCATCACATCACCGGGGAGCTCCAAAACATGACCGTCCGCGACAAATATCGTGGCAGTGACAAGGTCAACACTGCAGGTGGACATG GGCGCGTTTATATTTCCAGAGATGTGGTGTTTGATGAGGCCATATTTCCCTTTAAAACTCTTCATCCAAATGCTGGCGCCCTGTTTCGCAAAGAGATACTCTTGCTTGATCCATCCCTCCATCCGTTTACTCCTGAGAACGAACAATTTGATGACAcacatgatgattttatgcatgctACTAACCCTGTGCAAAGTGTTCCTCTTACTGTTCCGCAGGGTCCTACAACTCAGCATCACGATACTCCTCAAAATTCGGCTGAAATTGATGCCTCTAGCAGCTCAAATTCGTCACATGAAATAACGGCAGCAGAGGACACGGGCGCTGAACACGAGAAAGATTCTCTGGCAGAATCCCCCTCGGGATCGTCTCCCAGATCCACCTCGGATCATTCGCCCGCCAGTCAGAGGCCGTCTGGCCCATCTGGCGCGTCTGCCCGCCCTGCGTTGGATCGCTCTGCCTCCGCGTCGGGATCATCTGCGCCCGCCTCCTCCAGCGAACAGACCACAGCGTCGCCTGCAGGATCTGCTACGGCTCCTGCCCGCACCCAGACAACAGCGCCTGGATCCTCTGTGCCGCCCAATTCTGTGGCCCCTCCTGCGCCTCGCCCAGTTACACGTGCGTCTCGTGGTATCCGTAAACCCCGTGAGTACACCGATGGCACTGTTCGCTGGGGCTTGTCTGCTATATCCACTGAGCCACCGAATCTTCAGGTTGCTTTGCAAGATCCCAAATGGAAACATGCCATGGACGAAGAATATCATGCACTTATGAAGAATCAAACATGGCATCTTGTTTCTCCACGACATGGTACTAATATTATTGATTGTCGATGGATTTACAAGGTCAAGCACAAGGCTGATGGGTCTGTTGATAGATACAAGGCTCGTCTTGTCTCCAAAGGGTTCAAACAACGGTATGGccttgattatgaggagactttcAGTCCTGTTGTGAAAATAGCTACAGTTCGTCTTGTCCTAGCCATTTCAGTATCCAGGGGATGGAGTTTGCGACAGTTGGATGTTAAGAACGCGTTtttacatggtgttctggaagaggacgTTTATATGCGTCAGCCACCTGGCTATGAAGATCCTCGGTATAAAAATTATATTTGCAAACTAGACAAGGCACTATATGGGCTGAAGCAAGCACCTCGGGCATGGTATTCTCGGTTGAGTTCCCAGCTACTTCGGTATGGTTTCAAGGCATCCAAGTCAGACACATCTCTCTTCATATACCGTAAGCACCATGTTACCATGTTCATGCtcatctatgttgatgatattattgtgtCTAGCTCCTCTCAAGCTGCTACTGATGCACTTCTCCAAGCTCTTAGCAAAGAATTTGCCAATAAAGATCTTGGTCAACTCCATTATTTCTTGGGGCTTGAGGTCCACTCGATCTCTGGTGGCATTCTTCTTAGTCAGGAGAAATATGCTCAGGATGTTCTTGCTCGTGTTGGTATGGCTCACTGTTCTGGCTGTCCTACACCACTTTCGTCTTCTGAGAAGATAACAGCAAGGGAGGGAGATCTGTTAGGACCTGAAGATAGTACTAATTGCAGATCCATGGTAGGAGCACTGCAGTATCTTACTCTCACACGACCTGATATCTCATATGCAGTCAATAAGGTGTGTCAATATTTGCATGCTCCAACTACTGTACACTGGACAGCAGCAAAGCGCATACTCAGATATGTAAAGCATACAGTAAGCATGGGACTCACATTCATGAAGTCTACCTCTACTTTGGTTAGTGCTTTCTCTGATGCAGATTGGGCTGGATGTCCTGATGATAGAAGATCCACTGGAGGTTTTGCTGTATTTTTTGGACCAAATCTGATTTCTTGGAGTGCCAAGAAGCAGGCTACAGTTTCAAGGTCCAAGATCAAGGTAGAGTATAAATCAGTGGCCAATGCCACAGCAGAATTAATATGGGTACAGTCACTGCTTGCTGAACTTGGAGTGAAACTGAACCGAACACCTTGTTTATGGTGTGATAATTTGGGAGCTACATATTTGTCTGCAAATCCAGTGTTTCATGCAAGAGCCAAACACATTGAAATAGATTTTCACTTTGTCAGAGAACGAGTGCTGAAGAGACAACTTGAGATTCGGTTCATTCCTTCGAAAGATCAAGTGGCTGATGGGTTTACCAAACCGCTTCCAGTACGGAGCTTCGAAGTGTTTAGATTTAATCTCAACTTGAGAAAGTTgtga